A genomic window from Pantoea alhagi includes:
- the seqA gene encoding replication initiation negative regulator SeqA, whose translation MKTIEVDEELYRYIASHTQHIGESASDILRRMLKFTAGQSAPVAAPAPAPAVSVRQENEVSKPTTRAQDRVRAVRELLLSDEYAEQNKAVNRFMLILSTLYRLDPEAFAEATASLQGRTRVYFAGDEQTLLQHGTHTKPKHVPGTPYWVITNTNTGRKCSMVEHIMLAMQFPPELSDKVCGTI comes from the coding sequence ATGAAAACGATTGAAGTCGACGAAGAACTCTATCGCTATATTGCCAGCCACACGCAGCATATCGGTGAAAGCGCCTCCGACATTTTACGGCGGATGTTGAAATTTACCGCTGGTCAGAGCGCACCGGTTGCGGCCCCGGCCCCGGCGCCTGCTGTTAGCGTGCGTCAGGAAAATGAAGTCAGCAAGCCAACCACGCGTGCGCAAGATCGGGTGCGTGCTGTGCGCGAGCTGCTACTCTCTGATGAATACGCCGAGCAGAATAAAGCGGTAAATCGCTTTATGTTGATTTTATCTACACTATATCGTCTTGATCCCGAAGCGTTTGCTGAGGCCACCGCATCGCTGCAGGGACGCACCCGCGTTTACTTTGCCGGCGATGAACAAACACTGTTGCAGCATGGCACCCATACCAAGCCGAAGCATGTTCCCGGCACGCCGTACTGGGTGATCACCAACACTAACACAGGCCGCAAATGCAGCATGGTGGAACATATCATGCTGGCTATGCAGTTCCCACCGGAGCTGTCAGATAAGGTTTGCGGCACCATTTAA
- the ybfF gene encoding esterase produces the protein MNLNTRLQTEQSDPNALPLLLIHGLFGSLDNLGVLARGLKADRPLIQVDVRNHGLSPRSDEMSYAAMAQDMLDTLDAHGIDKIAVTGHSMGGKIAMTMTALAPERIEQLVLIDIAPVDYRTRRHDEIFAAVNAVTAAKVQLRSEAASVMREMLADEGVIQFLLKSFHDGAWRFNVPALWDNYSSISGWENVPAWHGPALFIRGELSPYLDDIHRNALLAQFPAARAHVIAGAGHWVHAEKPDAVLRAVRRFLAL, from the coding sequence ATGAATTTGAATACTCGCCTGCAAACTGAACAGTCCGATCCGAACGCACTCCCCCTTCTGCTTATTCATGGCCTGTTCGGCAGCCTTGATAACTTAGGCGTGCTGGCGCGCGGCTTAAAAGCGGATCGTCCGTTGATTCAGGTGGATGTGCGTAATCATGGCCTTTCACCGCGCAGCGATGAAATGTCGTATGCGGCCATGGCGCAGGATATGCTGGATACGCTCGATGCGCACGGCATTGATAAAATCGCGGTGACTGGTCACTCCATGGGTGGGAAAATCGCCATGACCATGACGGCGCTGGCGCCTGAGCGGATCGAACAACTGGTATTAATTGATATCGCCCCGGTTGACTATCGCACCCGACGTCACGATGAAATTTTCGCCGCGGTTAATGCAGTAACCGCCGCAAAGGTGCAGTTGCGCAGTGAAGCCGCCAGCGTAATGCGCGAAATGCTCGCTGACGAAGGCGTTATCCAGTTTCTGCTGAAATCTTTCCACGACGGCGCATGGCGTTTTAATGTTCCGGCACTCTGGGACAACTACAGCAGCATCTCCGGCTGGGAAAATGTGCCCGCCTGGCACGGCCCGGCGCTGTTTATTCGCGGTGAGCTTTCTCCCTATCTTGATGATATTCATCGCAATGCTTTGCTGGCGCAGTTTCCAGCGGCGCGAGCGCACGTGATTGCTGGCGCAGGCCACTGGGTTCATGCTGAAAAACCGGATGCGGTGCTGCGGGCTGTGCGGCGTTTTTTAGCGCTGTAA
- the ybfE gene encoding LexA regulated protein, which produces MAKEQTDRTTLDLFADERRPGRPKTSPLSRDEQLRINKRNQLKRDKVRGLRRVELKMNSEAVDALNAMAAERGVSRSELIEEMILAQLQAL; this is translated from the coding sequence ATGGCAAAAGAACAAACGGACCGGACCACGCTCGATCTCTTCGCAGATGAACGTCGCCCGGGTCGCCCGAAAACCAGTCCGCTGTCGCGTGATGAACAACTTCGTATCAACAAGCGCAACCAGCTGAAGCGTGACAAAGTCCGCGGGTTACGGCGCGTTGAACTGAAGATGAACAGTGAGGCCGTCGATGCGCTTAATGCGATGGCTGCCGAACGCGGCGTCAGCCGCAGCGAGCTGATCGAAGAGATGATTCTCGCCCAGTTGCAGGCGCTTTGA
- the fldA gene encoding flavodoxin FldA has translation MAIVGIFFGSDTGNTENIAKMIQKQLGSDVAEVHDIAKSSKEDLEAFDILLLGIPTWYYGEAQCDWDDFFPTLEEIDFNGKLVALFGCGDQEDYAEYFCDAMGTIRDIIEPNGAVIVGHWPTEGYHFEASKGLADDKHFLGLAIDEDRQPELTNERVDKWVKQIYAELHLQEILEA, from the coding sequence ATGGCAATCGTAGGTATTTTCTTTGGCAGCGATACCGGCAATACAGAAAACATTGCAAAGATGATCCAGAAACAGCTCGGTAGCGATGTTGCCGAAGTGCATGATATTGCCAAGAGCAGTAAAGAAGACCTGGAAGCTTTTGATATCCTGCTGTTAGGCATCCCGACCTGGTACTACGGCGAAGCACAATGTGACTGGGACGATTTTTTCCCAACGCTGGAAGAGATCGATTTCAACGGCAAACTGGTGGCGTTGTTTGGCTGCGGTGACCAGGAAGATTACGCTGAATATTTCTGCGACGCGATGGGTACTATTCGCGATATCATTGAGCCAAACGGCGCGGTGATTGTTGGTCACTGGCCAACCGAAGGTTATCATTTTGAAGCGTCGAAAGGCCTGGCAGATGATAAGCATTTCCTTGGTTTAGCCATTGATGAAGACCGTCAGCCCGAATTGACTAACGAACGCGTTGATAAATGGGTTAAACAGATTTATGCAGAACTGCACCTGCAGGAAATTCTGGAAGCCTGA
- the fur gene encoding ferric iron uptake transcriptional regulator — MTDNNTALKKAGLKVTLPRLKILEVLQGPESHHVSAEELYKRLIDMGEEIGLATVYRVLNQFDDAGIVTRHNFEGGKSVFELTQQQHHDHLICLDCGKVIEFSDESIESRQREIATRHGIKLTNHSLYLYGHCALGDCREDETLHDK; from the coding sequence ATGACTGACAATAACACCGCATTAAAGAAGGCCGGACTGAAGGTCACACTTCCGCGACTAAAAATCCTGGAAGTGCTTCAGGGACCTGAGAGCCATCACGTCAGTGCGGAAGAGTTATACAAGCGACTCATTGATATGGGCGAAGAGATCGGGCTGGCGACGGTTTATCGCGTCCTGAACCAGTTTGACGATGCCGGTATCGTTACCCGCCATAACTTTGAAGGCGGCAAATCCGTTTTCGAACTGACCCAGCAGCAGCACCACGATCATCTGATCTGCCTGGACTGCGGCAAGGTTATCGAATTTAGTGATGAGTCTATTGAATCCCGCCAGCGTGAAATCGCCACGCGCCACGGCATCAAACTGACCAACCATAGCCTTTATCTGTATGGTCACTGCGCGTTGGGCGATTGCCGCGAAGACGAAACATTACACGATAAATAA
- a CDS encoding GNAT family N-acetyltransferase, with the protein MGRVTAPEPLSAFHQVAEFVSSEAVLDDWLKQRGLKNQALRAARTFVVCKKDTKQIAGFYSLATGSVNHTEATGSLRRNMPDPIPVIILARLTVDVSFRGKGLGADLLHDAVLRCYRVAENIGVRAIMVHALTEEAKNFYIYHGFKPSQTQQRTLFLKLSQ; encoded by the coding sequence GTGGGACGTGTAACAGCACCAGAACCTTTATCCGCTTTTCATCAGGTGGCGGAGTTTGTCAGCAGTGAAGCCGTGCTCGATGACTGGTTAAAGCAGAGGGGCCTCAAAAACCAGGCTCTCAGAGCGGCCCGAACGTTTGTGGTTTGTAAGAAGGACACTAAACAAATAGCCGGCTTTTACTCTCTGGCCACCGGGAGCGTCAACCATACAGAAGCGACAGGCAGCCTTCGGCGTAACATGCCTGATCCCATTCCTGTCATTATACTTGCCCGTCTGACTGTCGATGTCTCATTCCGTGGAAAAGGGCTTGGTGCCGATTTACTGCATGACGCAGTGCTTCGTTGCTATCGGGTAGCCGAGAATATTGGTGTACGTGCAATCATGGTTCACGCACTTACGGAAGAAGCCAAAAACTTCTATATTTATCATGGTTTCAAACCATCACAAACTCAGCAGCGGACATTATTCCTGAAACTCTCTCAATAG
- a CDS encoding DUF1778 domain-containing protein: MKSDVQLNLRAKESQRALIDAAAEILHKSRTDFILEMACKAAENVILDRRVFNFNDEQYAEFIDMIDAPVTDDPVIEKLLARKPQWDV; the protein is encoded by the coding sequence ATGAAATCTGATGTTCAACTCAACCTTAGGGCCAAAGAATCTCAGCGAGCACTCATTGATGCCGCGGCTGAAATCCTTCACAAATCACGTACAGATTTCATTCTGGAAATGGCCTGTAAGGCTGCCGAGAATGTTATCCTCGACCGCCGCGTCTTTAATTTTAACGATGAGCAATACGCAGAGTTCATCGATATGATTGATGCACCGGTCACAGATGATCCCGTTATCGAAAAACTGCTGGCAAGGAAACCTCAGTGGGACGTGTAA
- a CDS encoding chorismate mutase: MCFSSIDEVRDRIDQIDSELVKLIAQRAGCVKAAAAFKTDSTAVRAQDRVEQVISKVRERAAEIGLSKVIIEKVYRSMIDAFIDYELKQHEQLQQEKA, encoded by the coding sequence ATGTGCTTTTCCAGTATTGACGAAGTTAGAGACCGTATTGATCAAATCGATAGTGAGCTGGTTAAATTAATAGCTCAGCGTGCAGGGTGTGTTAAAGCCGCTGCTGCGTTCAAAACCGATAGTACCGCCGTTCGTGCGCAGGATCGCGTAGAACAAGTCATCAGTAAGGTGCGTGAGAGAGCTGCGGAAATTGGACTTTCGAAAGTAATCATTGAAAAAGTATACCGGAGCATGATTGATGCATTTATTGACTATGAGCTTAAGCAGCATGAACAATTGCAACAGGAAAAAGCCTGA